One bacterium DNA window includes the following coding sequences:
- a CDS encoding PE family protein has protein sequence NGGNDSGGNGGKGGNGGDGGDAGNSMSGGNGGDGGSGGSGGDGAVGPNGGAGGAGGAGGNGGSCVGGGCTAGNGGNGGRGGNGGMGGSGGSNGAGGAGGNGGSGGGCIGDGCSAGDGGNGGLGGSAGTASGGSIGANGQNGRNGQNGSLGSGGNGGAGGAGGNGGSTPGASAASGGVSGPNGLGGRGGGCAGDGCSPGRNGH, from the coding sequence GAACGGCGGGAACGATAGCGGGGGCAACGGCGGAAAAGGCGGTAACGGCGGCGACGGCGGTGATGCGGGTAATTCGATGAGCGGGGGGAACGGCGGCGACGGCGGCAGCGGTGGCAGCGGTGGCGATGGTGCGGTCGGACCCAACGGCGGTGCGGGCGGCGCGGGCGGTGCGGGCGGCAACGGCGGCTCGTGCGTCGGTGGTGGATGCACGGCCGGCAACGGCGGCAACGGAGGCAGAGGCGGCAACGGCGGGATGGGCGGATCCGGCGGAAGCAATGGCGCGGGCGGCGCCGGCGGGAATGGTGGGAGCGGAGGCGGCTGCATCGGGGATGGGTGCAGCGCCGGCGACGGTGGCAACGGTGGACTCGGAGGCAGCGCGGGAACGGCATCCGGCGGATCGATCGGCGCCAACGGCCAGAATGGCCGGAACGGCCAGAACGGCAGCCTCGGGTCCGGCGGAAACGGCGGGGCAGGTGGAGCGGGCGGGAACGGCGGCAGCACACCGGGCGCTTCCGCCGCCTCAGGCGGCGTGTCGGGGCCGAACGGTCTGGGGGGTCGTGGCGGCGGGTGCGCGGGAGACGGGTGTTCGCCCGGACGCAACGGTCACTGA
- a CDS encoding S9 family peptidase — MSPQTKSYGSWTSPITADLIVSGTIGLDQVVLDGDDAYWIEARPSEGGRHVVVHRTPDGRVVDVTPAGMNARTRVHEYGGGAYTVHRGVVYFSNFVDQRLFRQDPGAPPRPLSPAADMRYADAVIDARRERLVCVREDHTTTASEAVNTLVSLPWNGDDRTGGRILVEGNDFYSSPRLSPDGSRLAWLTWNHPNMPWDGTELWVADLAADGAVARSTRVAGGAAESVFQPEWAPDGTLFFVSDRTGWWNLYRGGDGRNDPVCPMAAEFGVPQWVFGMSQYALRPDGRLICAYRAPGGGGLGVLDPATGRMAPVEMPYRGAENVRCGKRHAVFIAGSPVAFRAVVRLDLDTGRTEVLRRSAESEPDPTYLSQPEAIEFPTEGGHTAYGYYYAPRNPDFAGPADARPPLLVTSHGGPTGAASPTLNLLVQYWTSRGFGYLDVNYGGSTGYGRAYRERLYGQWGVVDVDDCANGARYLVQQDRVDGRRLVIRGGSAGGYTTLCALVFRDAFQAGASHFGIADLEVFRQDTHKFESRYDQHLIGPYPQRRDLYRARSPIHFLDRLARPLILFQGLEDKVVPPNQAEMMFEAVRAKGLPVAYLAYPGEQHGFRRAENIKRTLEAELYFHARVFGFPLADAVDPVRIENLPG; from the coding sequence TTGTCGCCACAGACCAAGTCGTACGGCTCCTGGACGTCCCCGATCACCGCCGATCTGATCGTTTCCGGTACCATCGGTCTGGACCAGGTCGTCTTGGACGGCGACGACGCGTACTGGATCGAGGCGCGCCCTTCGGAGGGCGGACGGCATGTCGTGGTGCACCGTACGCCGGACGGGCGTGTCGTGGACGTCACGCCGGCCGGCATGAACGCGCGCACGCGCGTGCACGAGTACGGTGGCGGCGCGTACACGGTCCACCGTGGCGTGGTGTACTTCTCCAACTTCGTCGACCAGCGCCTCTTCCGGCAGGACCCGGGCGCACCGCCCCGGCCGCTCAGTCCCGCCGCGGACATGCGGTACGCCGATGCGGTGATTGACGCTCGTCGCGAACGGTTGGTGTGCGTGCGCGAGGACCACACGACCACGGCGTCTGAGGCCGTGAACACCCTCGTCAGTCTGCCCTGGAACGGCGACGACCGCACCGGCGGACGGATCCTCGTCGAAGGCAACGACTTCTACTCGTCGCCGCGCCTCAGCCCGGACGGCTCGCGCCTGGCATGGCTGACGTGGAACCATCCAAACATGCCGTGGGACGGGACCGAGTTGTGGGTCGCGGACCTCGCGGCCGACGGTGCGGTCGCGCGGAGCACGCGCGTCGCGGGCGGCGCAGCGGAGTCGGTGTTTCAACCGGAATGGGCGCCGGACGGCACGCTGTTCTTCGTGTCGGACCGCACCGGTTGGTGGAACCTCTACCGCGGGGGCGACGGACGGAACGATCCCGTGTGTCCGATGGCGGCCGAATTCGGCGTCCCGCAGTGGGTCTTCGGCATGTCCCAGTACGCGCTCAGGCCGGACGGCCGGCTGATCTGCGCGTACCGCGCGCCCGGGGGCGGCGGGCTCGGCGTGCTCGATCCGGCCACGGGTCGGATGGCCCCGGTCGAGATGCCGTACCGAGGCGCCGAGAACGTCCGGTGCGGAAAACGTCACGCGGTCTTCATCGCGGGAAGTCCCGTCGCGTTCCGCGCGGTGGTGCGCCTGGACCTCGACACCGGCCGGACGGAGGTGTTGCGCCGCTCCGCGGAGAGCGAGCCGGATCCGACGTACCTGTCCCAGCCGGAGGCCATCGAGTTCCCGACCGAGGGCGGCCATACCGCGTACGGATACTACTACGCCCCCCGCAACCCCGACTTCGCCGGCCCCGCGGACGCACGTCCGCCGCTCCTGGTCACGAGCCACGGAGGGCCGACGGGTGCCGCATCTCCGACGCTGAACCTGTTGGTCCAGTACTGGACGAGCCGCGGGTTCGGATACCTCGACGTGAACTACGGCGGCAGCACGGGGTACGGGCGTGCGTATCGCGAGCGGCTGTACGGGCAGTGGGGCGTTGTGGACGTGGACGACTGCGCGAACGGCGCCAGGTACCTCGTCCAGCAAGACCGCGTGGACGGCCGCCGCCTCGTGATCCGCGGCGGCAGCGCCGGCGGCTATACGACGTTGTGCGCGCTCGTGTTTCGCGACGCGTTCCAGGCCGGCGCGAGCCACTTTGGCATCGCCGACCTCGAGGTCTTCCGGCAGGACACGCACAAGTTCGAGTCCCGCTACGACCAACACCTGATCGGTCCCTACCCGCAGCGCCGCGATCTGTATCGCGCGCGCTCGCCGATCCACTTCCTCGACCGGCTCGCGCGGCCGTTGATCCTGTTCCAGGGGCTCGAGGACAAGGTCGTTCCGCCGAACCAGGCCGAGATGATGTTCGAGGCGGTGCGCGCGAAGGGACTGCCCGTCGCCTACCTGGCCTATCCCGGGGAGCAGCACGGATTCCGGCGGGCGGAAAACATCAAACGCACCCTCGAGGCGGAATTGTACTTCCATGCCCGAGTGTTCGGATTCCCGCTCGCGGACGCCGTGGACCCGGTGCGGATCGAGAACCTCCCCGGCTGA
- a CDS encoding glycerophosphodiester phosphodiesterase family protein codes for MASEGIRGRRWRGGPVVGVAHRGAARYAPENTLPAFRLALDEGAAAVECDVQLTQDGHVVVIHDQIVDRTTDGSGAVASLTLEALRRLDAGRWLGPAFAGTTIPTLDEVLDLVRGRALLQIEIKNAPVFYDGIERRVLDGIRRRGMEEDVLLMSFDHQSVRIARDLSPRSPCGIIYAARLVDAPAAAHAAGADALCLHWTFATEDVVAGAHRAGLRVFVWTVDDEPAARRCLALGVDGITSNDPRLLRRVLPA; via the coding sequence GTGGCGAGCGAGGGCATTCGCGGACGGCGGTGGCGGGGAGGGCCCGTGGTTGGCGTGGCGCATCGGGGCGCGGCGCGGTACGCTCCCGAGAACACGCTCCCGGCGTTCCGGCTGGCGCTCGACGAAGGCGCGGCCGCAGTGGAGTGCGACGTTCAGCTGACCCAGGACGGACACGTGGTCGTGATCCACGACCAGATCGTCGATCGCACGACGGACGGGAGCGGCGCGGTCGCCTCGTTGACTCTCGAGGCGCTGCGGCGGTTGGACGCAGGACGGTGGTTGGGCCCGGCGTTCGCCGGGACCACGATTCCCACACTCGATGAGGTGCTGGACCTCGTCCGCGGGCGCGCGCTGCTGCAGATCGAGATCAAGAATGCGCCCGTATTTTACGATGGGATCGAGCGTCGAGTGCTCGACGGGATCCGGCGGAGGGGGATGGAGGAGGACGTGCTGCTGATGTCCTTCGACCACCAGAGCGTGCGGATCGCGCGGGACCTCTCCCCCCGCAGCCCTTGCGGGATCATCTATGCGGCGCGGCTGGTGGACGCTCCGGCGGCCGCACACGCCGCAGGGGCGGACGCGCTGTGCCTCCACTGGACGTTTGCGACCGAGGACGTCGTGGCCGGGGCGCATCGGGCGGGGCTGCGAGTGTTCGTCTGGACGGTCGATGACGAGCCCGCGGCGCGCCGCTGCCTGGCGCTCGGCGTGGACGGCATCACCTCGAACGACCCCCGGTTGCTTCGGCGGGTGCTGCCGGCGTGA
- a CDS encoding sugar ABC transporter permease, translating to MRSARALVQALVYLVPSFAVFTLFVFYPLVRNAQMSLYETNPFGGLTLFVGTGNYAQLLASPEFLNSLRVTFLFALYTVPAGIAIGLPLALLANRRIRAIGVYRTAYSFTIAVSIAAAALIWEWMLDPNVGILNYLLSVVHGPRIGWLTDPHWALLAIAATTVWKDLGFNVVVLLAALQGVPDELIEAARIDGAGQWAAFRNVVIPAISPALFFIGVVATLGVLQSFGQIHILTQGGPVGSTNVIVYSIYRNAFFNFRFGLAAAQAMVLFALVLILTGLQFTVFERWVTYQ from the coding sequence ATGAGATCCGCGCGCGCGTTGGTCCAGGCGCTCGTGTACCTCGTGCCGTCGTTTGCCGTGTTCACGCTGTTCGTCTTCTACCCGCTGGTCCGCAACGCCCAGATGAGCCTCTACGAGACGAACCCGTTCGGCGGGCTGACCCTGTTCGTCGGCACCGGCAACTACGCGCAACTGCTCGCTTCGCCCGAGTTCCTCAACAGCCTCCGCGTGACGTTTTTGTTTGCGCTGTACACCGTCCCCGCAGGGATCGCGATCGGCCTGCCGCTGGCGTTGCTGGCCAACCGGCGGATTCGAGCGATCGGCGTATACCGGACTGCCTACTCGTTCACGATCGCGGTGAGCATCGCGGCCGCGGCGCTGATCTGGGAGTGGATGCTGGACCCGAACGTCGGCATCTTGAACTATCTGCTGTCGGTCGTGCACGGGCCCCGCATCGGGTGGTTGACCGACCCCCACTGGGCGCTGCTCGCCATTGCCGCGACCACCGTCTGGAAGGACCTGGGGTTCAACGTCGTTGTGTTGCTCGCCGCGCTGCAGGGTGTCCCCGACGAGCTGATCGAAGCCGCGCGCATCGACGGCGCGGGGCAGTGGGCGGCCTTCCGCAACGTAGTCATCCCGGCGATCTCGCCGGCGTTGTTCTTCATCGGCGTCGTCGCCACGCTCGGTGTGCTGCAGTCGTTCGGGCAGATCCACATCCTGACGCAGGGTGGGCCGGTCGGCTCCACCAACGTCATCGTCTACTCGATCTACCGCAACGCCTTCTTCAACTTCCGGTTCGGGCTCGCGGCCGCGCAAGCGATGGTGCTGTTCGCGCTCGTGCTCATCCTGACGGGCCTGCAGTTTACGGTGTTCGAACGGTGGGTGACGTACCAGTGA
- a CDS encoding carbohydrate ABC transporter permease, with product MTPASAASAAARADRVLPRRAAARTLRRAASRIGLDVLMVAVALVVLFPVLFALSTSLKTAAEVDRYPPTLWPHVLSPGNYAEALQQAPLPRFLLNSLIQSGVITLGQLATASLAAFAFSFMQFPGRQVLFFLFLATLMIPGEVTLIPNYLTVRTFGWINTYAGLVTPYLATAFGTFLLRQFFMTIPRELQDAARIDGASRRRFLWTIVLPLARPALATLSIYAFLSAWNQYLWPLLVINSTDMRTAQIGLALLQSQEVVAWSLVMAGVVLILVPTVFLFILGYRHVVRGLTAGAVKG from the coding sequence GTGACACCTGCGTCTGCCGCGTCGGCGGCGGCCCGCGCGGACCGGGTGCTCCCGCGGCGCGCGGCCGCCCGGACCCTGAGGCGCGCGGCGTCGCGCATCGGCCTGGACGTGTTGATGGTCGCCGTCGCGCTCGTCGTGTTGTTTCCGGTGCTGTTCGCGCTCTCGACCAGCTTGAAGACCGCCGCGGAGGTCGATCGGTATCCGCCGACGCTGTGGCCGCACGTGCTGAGCCCGGGCAACTACGCGGAGGCACTCCAGCAGGCCCCGTTGCCGCGGTTCCTATTGAACTCGTTGATCCAGTCCGGCGTGATCACGCTCGGGCAACTGGCGACCGCGTCGCTTGCGGCGTTTGCGTTCAGCTTCATGCAGTTCCCGGGACGCCAGGTCCTGTTCTTTCTGTTTCTCGCCACCCTGATGATCCCCGGCGAGGTCACGCTGATCCCGAACTACCTCACGGTGCGGACATTCGGGTGGATCAACACCTACGCGGGGTTGGTCACGCCGTACCTGGCGACCGCGTTCGGCACGTTCCTGTTGCGCCAGTTCTTCATGACGATCCCGCGCGAGCTGCAGGACGCCGCGCGCATCGACGGCGCGTCGCGGCGCCGGTTCCTGTGGACGATCGTACTCCCGCTGGCGCGCCCGGCGCTCGCGACGCTCTCGATCTACGCGTTCTTGTCGGCGTGGAACCAGTACCTGTGGCCGCTCCTCGTGATCAACTCCACGGATATGCGGACCGCCCAGATCGGCCTCGCGCTGCTGCAGTCCCAGGAGGTGGTGGCGTGGAGCCTGGTCATGGCCGGGGTGGTGCTGATTCTCGTGCCGACGGTGTTCCTGTTCATCCTGGGATACCGCCACGTGGTCCGCGGGCTGACCGCCGGGGCGGTGAAAGGATAG
- a CDS encoding ABC transporter substrate-binding protein, translated as MGRRVTRRTFLKAAGTVALGAAAAGTPVRRAWGQTPTRIVFWHAMGGNLGETVVNAFVNKFNAARKDIQVEAQFQGSYDDLINKLRASLGSSSVPAVSQVYDIGTRFMIDSKAIVPMQTFIDREKFDISQYEPNILSYYRVGTRLYSMPFNTSSAILYYNKDLFKQAGLDPNQPPRTFEEIEAYATKLVQSNATRSGITIAIYGWFFEQLLARQGALYVNNNNGRTAAATAVVYDHEEQGTRILEWWARMVKNGVATNPGRPTAASQRAFAAGQTAMTVDSTATLKSLLTQSGGRFQLGTGYFPKPPAATNGGSIVGGASAWILNGRPPAEQQAAWEFVKFISAPPQQAAWYVGTGYFPIRRDAYREPIARQTLAQYPQFLTAISELRSSPINPATQGALLGVFPEARQKSEDAIEATVLGRKSPQQALADAARDVNQAIAVYNRTMGVS; from the coding sequence ATGGGGAGACGGGTCACACGGCGGACGTTCTTGAAGGCTGCAGGCACGGTGGCGCTCGGCGCGGCGGCGGCCGGCACGCCCGTGCGGCGGGCGTGGGGTCAGACCCCGACGCGCATCGTGTTCTGGCACGCGATGGGCGGCAACCTGGGCGAGACCGTGGTGAACGCGTTCGTGAACAAGTTCAACGCCGCGCGCAAAGACATCCAGGTCGAAGCGCAGTTCCAGGGCAGCTACGATGACCTGATCAACAAGCTGCGCGCGTCGCTCGGGTCGTCCTCGGTGCCGGCGGTGAGCCAGGTCTACGACATCGGGACGCGGTTCATGATCGACAGCAAGGCGATCGTGCCGATGCAGACGTTCATCGACCGTGAGAAGTTCGACATCAGCCAGTACGAACCCAACATCCTCTCGTACTATCGGGTCGGCACGCGGCTCTACTCGATGCCGTTCAACACCTCGTCCGCGATCCTCTACTATAACAAGGACCTGTTCAAGCAGGCGGGCCTCGATCCCAACCAGCCGCCGCGCACGTTTGAGGAGATCGAAGCGTACGCCACGAAACTGGTGCAAAGCAACGCCACACGCTCGGGCATCACGATCGCGATCTATGGATGGTTCTTCGAACAACTCCTTGCCCGCCAGGGCGCGCTGTACGTGAACAACAACAACGGGCGGACCGCCGCCGCGACCGCGGTCGTCTACGATCACGAGGAGCAGGGGACCCGCATCCTGGAGTGGTGGGCTCGAATGGTCAAGAACGGGGTCGCGACGAACCCCGGGCGCCCGACGGCAGCAAGCCAACGCGCGTTCGCGGCTGGCCAGACGGCGATGACCGTGGACTCGACCGCCACCCTCAAGAGCCTCCTCACGCAGTCCGGCGGACGGTTCCAACTCGGGACCGGCTACTTCCCCAAGCCCCCCGCCGCCACGAACGGCGGCAGCATCGTCGGCGGGGCATCCGCCTGGATTCTCAACGGGCGTCCACCGGCGGAGCAGCAGGCGGCGTGGGAGTTCGTGAAGTTCATCTCGGCGCCCCCGCAGCAGGCGGCGTGGTACGTCGGGACCGGCTACTTCCCGATTCGGCGGGACGCGTATCGCGAGCCGATTGCCCGGCAGACGCTCGCCCAGTACCCGCAGTTCCTCACCGCGATCAGCGAGTTGCGGAGCAGCCCGATCAACCCGGCGACCCAAGGCGCGTTGCTCGGCGTGTTCCCCGAGGCGCGCCAGAAGTCCGAGGACGCCATCGAGGCGACCGTGCTCGGCCGCAAGTCGCCGCAGCAGGCGCTGGCGGATGCCGCGCGCGACGTGAACCAGGCGATCGCCGTGTACAACCGCACGATGGGGGTGAGTTAG
- a CDS encoding CehA/McbA family metallohydrolase, with product MTRRPNPFALPGRWYRGMFHCHTTNSDGARSVEDTVSWFADREYDVLAITDHNQLTCAHPPAGGRLLLVPGTEVDAGRSRLGEPYHLVGIGVDAMIDLPHDAASRHGLPVQEVIDRLRRAGAVVFVAHPYWSGLVVDDLLPLQGVAGLEVYNTNTEVDVAKGVSGVHWDDCLCAQKPLVGIANDDTHWRMGDAGRAWTMLRAESLSQAAVVRALAEGAFYASTGAVLENVVFDGEAVTVRVGAPGAREIRFICDLRWGHREAAVGMPLREATFTLRGRERYLRVEVIGPAGERAWTNPLFVGR from the coding sequence GTGACTCGTCGCCCAAACCCGTTTGCGCTGCCGGGACGATGGTATCGCGGGATGTTCCACTGTCACACGACGAACTCGGACGGCGCGCGGTCGGTCGAGGACACGGTCAGTTGGTTCGCAGACCGCGAGTACGATGTGTTGGCGATCACCGATCACAATCAGTTGACATGCGCGCATCCCCCGGCCGGCGGCCGGCTCCTGCTCGTGCCAGGCACCGAGGTGGACGCCGGGCGGTCCCGGCTCGGCGAGCCCTATCACCTCGTCGGAATCGGGGTGGACGCGATGATCGACCTGCCGCACGACGCGGCGTCGCGCCACGGTCTGCCGGTGCAGGAGGTTATCGACCGGCTCCGCCGCGCGGGCGCCGTTGTCTTCGTGGCGCACCCGTACTGGAGCGGTCTCGTCGTCGACGATCTGCTCCCGCTCCAGGGCGTCGCCGGGCTCGAGGTCTACAATACGAACACGGAGGTGGACGTCGCGAAGGGCGTTAGCGGCGTGCACTGGGACGACTGTCTGTGCGCACAGAAGCCGCTCGTGGGCATCGCGAACGACGACACGCACTGGCGGATGGGTGACGCCGGCCGCGCGTGGACGATGCTGCGGGCGGAGAGCCTCTCACAGGCCGCGGTCGTCCGCGCGCTCGCCGAGGGCGCGTTCTACGCGTCCACCGGTGCCGTGCTGGAGAACGTCGTGTTCGACGGCGAAGCCGTGACGGTCCGAGTCGGGGCGCCGGGCGCGCGGGAGATCCGGTTCATCTGCGACCTCCGCTGGGGACACCGCGAGGCGGCGGTCGGGATGCCGCTGCGGGAGGCGACGTTCACGCTTCGCGGGCGGGAGCGGTACCTGCGCGTGGAGGTCATCGGTCCCGCGGGCGAGCGGGCCTGGACGAACCCGTTGTTTGTGGGACGGTAG
- a CDS encoding putative N-acetylmannosamine-6-phosphate 2-epimerase codes for MSAECLDRLRGRLIVSCQALPDSPLRDPAIIAALARCAVRGGAAGVRIDGPDDVAAVRAAVDVPIIGLYKIRDRAPVYITPTLEEARAVAGAGADIVAVQATTEREGDAGADPLAALIDRIHAECRVPVLADVSTLEEGLAAASRGADAVATTMAGYTPHSRHAAGPDLDLVRALAAAVAVPVVAEGRITTPEDAAAALNAGAWAVVVGRAITMPETITERFVRALDAAQRCAR; via the coding sequence ATGAGCGCCGAGTGTCTCGATCGGCTCCGCGGACGGCTGATCGTCTCCTGCCAGGCGCTTCCGGACAGCCCGCTTCGTGATCCGGCGATCATCGCCGCGCTTGCCCGGTGCGCCGTGCGCGGCGGGGCAGCGGGTGTCCGGATCGACGGCCCGGACGACGTCGCCGCGGTTCGCGCGGCCGTCGACGTGCCGATCATCGGCCTGTACAAGATCCGAGACCGCGCGCCGGTGTACATCACGCCGACACTCGAAGAAGCCCGTGCCGTCGCCGGCGCCGGCGCCGACATCGTGGCCGTGCAGGCCACCACGGAGCGCGAGGGCGACGCCGGCGCGGACCCGCTCGCTGCCCTCATCGATCGGATCCACGCCGAGTGCCGGGTACCGGTGCTGGCCGACGTCTCCACGCTCGAGGAGGGACTCGCGGCCGCGTCGCGCGGCGCCGATGCCGTCGCGACGACCATGGCCGGCTACACGCCACATAGCCGCCACGCGGCTGGCCCCGACCTCGACCTGGTACGGGCGCTCGCCGCGGCGGTCGCGGTGCCCGTCGTCGCGGAGGGACGCATCACGACACCCGAAGACGCCGCCGCGGCGCTGAACGCAGGCGCGTGGGCGGTCGTGGTGGGCCGCGCGATCACGATGCCCGAAACGATCACCGAACGGTTCGTGCGCGCGCTCGACGCCGCCCAGCGGTGCGCGCGCTAG